CTCATCTACGGCGGCCTGCCCGACGCGTCCCTCGACGACGCCATCTCCCACCTCGAACGTGCCGTCGAACTCGAACCCGACGCGCTCGCTCATCACTTGGAACTTGGTTTCGCCTACCAAGCTGCCGGCCGCATCGCCGAAGCCCAGGAACAATTGGAATACGGCCTCCAGCTGCCTTCTCAAAAGAAGCATGATGAGATCGCCAAAGCTCGCGCCCGCCAACAACTGGCCTCGATCCGGAGCGGTTGAGTCCGCCCGCGCCACCATGCCCAAACGCAGCCAATTTCCCGACGAACAATCCGACGACGGTAACTTCAACCGCCAGGAGGATGCCTTCCGTGATTGGGTGCGCGCCGATGGCTCCAGCGCCTATCCCGCCATCGCCGGCCGCTACCACCTCTACGTCTGTTACGCCTGCCCGTGGGCGCATCGCATCATCATCGCCCGCGAGCTCAAAGGCCTGCAGGACGCCATCGGCATGACCGCCGTCGATCCGTGGCGCGACGACCGCGGCTGGGCCTTCCGTGACGGCGACGGTTTCTCCGCCGACCCGATCAACGATTTCCAATTTCTGAGCGAGGCCTACCACGCGACCGACGCCGCTTACCGCGGCCGCTTCACCGTGCCGGTGTTGTGGGACAAAGAAACGAAACGCATCGTCACCAACTCCGACGACGATCTGCTGCGCATGTTCAACTCCGAGTTCAACGCCGTCGCGCGTCACCCCGAACTCGACCTCTGCCCCGTCGACTACCTCGACGAAATCGACCGCCTCAACGCCATCATTTACGACAAGGTCAACAACGGTGTCTACCGCGCCGGTTTCGCTTCCGAACAGGCCGCCTACGAAAAAGCCGTCGCCCCGCTCTTCGCCACCCTCGACGCGCTCGATGACCACCTCTCGCGGCAACGTTATTTGATCGGCGGTCGTCTCACCGAGACCGACATCCGCCTCTTCGTCACCCTCGTGCGTTTCGACGCCGTCTACCACGGCCACTTCAAGTGCAACCTGCGGCGCATCGTCGACTACCCGGCGCTCGGTGCCTACTTGCGCGACCTCTACCAGCACCCCGGCATCGCCGACACCGTGCGCATCGACCACATCAAAACGCACTACTACGCGACCCACACCGAGATCAATCCCACCGCCATCGTGCCGGTTGGCCCCGACCTCGATTTCACCACCCCAGCCAACCGCGAACACCTCGCCTAAGCCGCCTCCACGCGCGCCCGCCGCAAGCCCCTTGCACCTCGCGATCAACGTTCGCAGGCAAGGGGCCTTTTTGTGGCTGGAAGTCAGGTCCCGCTCTGCATTGATGTTGCCCGCTCTCGTTCCTTAGCCCAGCAACGAGAGCGCTTTACCCGCTCCCCGCCCCGAACCCTCAACCCTACTCCCCCCGGCCGGTTCCCCCGCGCCCGCGCTCGGCTTTCCCCGCCGCGCAACGCTTTCCATCATGAGCACTGTTAACCCCTCCAAACTGTTCTTCGCCGCGTGCATGTCACTGATCGTGACCGCGATGACCTTCGCGATCCGTGCCGGTGTCCTCACCGAACTCAGCCAGACCTTCGACCTCACCGACACGCAGCTCGGTTGGGTCAACTCCATGGCCTTCCTCGGCTTCCCCGTCGCCATGATGGTCCTCGGTCTCGCCTACAACTACCTCGGCGCGAAGATCCTCATGTATATCGCCTTCATTGGTCACGTGCTGGGGTTGATCCTCACCATCACGGCCAGCGGTTTCTGGGGCCTCATCATCTCCACCTTCCTCATCGGTTTCGCCAACGGTTCGGTCGAAGCGGCGTGTAATCCGCTCATCGCCGACATGTATCCAAAAAAGCAGACGGCGATGCTCAACCGCTTCCACGTTTGGTTCCCCGGTGGCATCGTGATCGGTGCGCTCGTGTCTCAAGCCATGACCTCCGCCTCTCTCGGCTGGCAGGCCCAGATCGGGGTCATGCTCATCCCGACGGCGATCTACGGCTGGCTCATCTTCACCCAGACCTTCCCGAAGTCGGAAAACATCGAGACCTCGACCGGCACGAACATCAAAGCCCTCTTCACCCCGCTCTACCTGTTCATGATCGTCTGCATGACGCTCACCGCGACGTCCGAACTCGGCACCCAACAATGGGTTGGCCGCGTGCTCGCCGAGACCGGCGCCCACCCGATGATCCTGCTC
This portion of the Actomonas aquatica genome encodes:
- a CDS encoding glutathione S-transferase family protein: MPKRSQFPDEQSDDGNFNRQEDAFRDWVRADGSSAYPAIAGRYHLYVCYACPWAHRIIIARELKGLQDAIGMTAVDPWRDDRGWAFRDGDGFSADPINDFQFLSEAYHATDAAYRGRFTVPVLWDKETKRIVTNSDDDLLRMFNSEFNAVARHPELDLCPVDYLDEIDRLNAIIYDKVNNGVYRAGFASEQAAYEKAVAPLFATLDALDDHLSRQRYLIGGRLTETDIRLFVTLVRFDAVYHGHFKCNLRRIVDYPALGAYLRDLYQHPGIADTVRIDHIKTHYYATHTEINPTAIVPVGPDLDFTTPANREHLA
- a CDS encoding MFS transporter, coding for MSTVNPSKLFFAACMSLIVTAMTFAIRAGVLTELSQTFDLTDTQLGWVNSMAFLGFPVAMMVLGLAYNYLGAKILMYIAFIGHVLGLILTITASGFWGLIISTFLIGFANGSVEAACNPLIADMYPKKQTAMLNRFHVWFPGGIVIGALVSQAMTSASLGWQAQIGVMLIPTAIYGWLIFTQTFPKSENIETSTGTNIKALFTPLYLFMIVCMTLTATSELGTQQWVGRVLAETGAHPMILLALSTGLMAIGRQFGGPLVHQLNVTGVLLVSAILTAVGLYMLSTATGGMVYVAIVVFAIGVCYFWPNMIGFVSEYLPKTGALGMSLMGGAGMFAVSIWNPIIGGWIDSNRAEAIANGMTDESAIELATGQATLHTMTMFPIVLIVAFGILFAVRGKLAKGAHTQ